The following coding sequences lie in one Deltaproteobacteria bacterium genomic window:
- a CDS encoding VCBS repeat-containing protein, with product MVARWSSFPCIVWALLLAAGCRGEASSDDAGSSTGSGSTSATTTTATGSESGTCPQPVLGCPCEAGECVAPAVCIAGTCSAMSTTGVGESSSSGDASDSSSGTGPIACNDGQPHAGELCLGSPTLLVMGAAPTGVVLANFDGDPSLDLATCNRDGNEVALRPGDGGGNFGARTTYAVGASPNDVVAGDFDADGHLDVVTADTGAATVSWLRGASNGSFTAGGAIAVGMAPQQLVATDFGGEGRDDLVISNATDDTVGVLLSEPAPFAAMVTFGVGIAPRGLALAQISDDSELDLLVTNTGAATVSLLLGNGAGQFGAAAPFPVGADPRAIAGGDVNGDGLGDAVTAEASGNLTRLLGNGLGSFGAGLPFATASAPSALELVDLDLDGDLDLVVASSGDMTLRVLTNDGAGEFMEAIQLTTDAGPGALAIGDFNEDGLPDIACANTGGSTVTLVESSA from the coding sequence ATGGTGGCTCGCTGGAGTTCGTTTCCGTGCATTGTGTGGGCGCTGCTGCTGGCGGCTGGCTGCCGCGGCGAGGCGTCGTCGGACGACGCCGGCAGCTCGACCGGCAGCGGCTCGACCAGCGCGACGACCACCACCGCGACCGGCAGCGAGTCCGGCACCTGTCCACAGCCGGTGCTCGGCTGCCCGTGCGAGGCCGGCGAGTGTGTCGCGCCTGCGGTGTGCATCGCCGGCACCTGCAGCGCGATGTCGACCACCGGCGTCGGCGAATCGTCGAGCAGCGGCGACGCCAGCGACAGCTCGAGTGGCACCGGGCCGATCGCGTGCAACGACGGACAACCCCACGCCGGCGAGCTGTGCCTCGGCAGCCCGACGCTGCTCGTGATGGGCGCGGCACCGACCGGCGTGGTGCTGGCGAACTTCGATGGCGATCCCTCGCTCGATCTGGCGACCTGCAACCGCGACGGCAACGAGGTCGCGCTCCGCCCCGGCGACGGCGGCGGCAACTTCGGCGCGCGCACGACCTACGCCGTCGGCGCGAGCCCCAACGACGTGGTCGCGGGCGACTTCGACGCCGACGGCCACCTCGACGTGGTCACCGCCGACACCGGCGCGGCCACGGTCTCGTGGCTGCGCGGGGCCTCGAACGGCAGCTTCACCGCCGGCGGTGCGATCGCGGTCGGCATGGCCCCACAACAGCTCGTCGCGACCGACTTCGGCGGCGAAGGCCGCGACGACCTCGTGATCTCGAACGCCACCGACGACACCGTCGGCGTGTTGTTGTCCGAGCCGGCGCCGTTCGCCGCGATGGTCACGTTCGGTGTCGGCATCGCGCCGCGCGGCCTGGCGCTCGCGCAGATCAGCGACGACAGCGAGCTCGATCTGCTGGTGACCAACACCGGCGCGGCCACGGTGTCGCTGCTGCTCGGCAACGGTGCGGGTCAGTTCGGCGCGGCCGCACCGTTCCCGGTCGGCGCCGACCCGCGCGCCATCGCAGGTGGCGACGTGAACGGCGACGGCCTCGGCGATGCGGTCACCGCCGAGGCCAGCGGCAACCTCACGCGGTTACTCGGCAACGGGCTGGGCAGCTTCGGCGCCGGCCTGCCGTTCGCGACCGCCTCGGCACCCAGCGCGCTCGAGCTGGTCGACCTGGACCTCGACGGCGACCTCGACCTCGTGGTCGCGAGCTCCGGCGACATGACGCTGCGCGTGCTGACCAATGACGGTGCTGGCGAGTTCATGGAGGCGATCCAGCTCACCACCGACGCCGGCCCGGGCGCGCTCGCGATCGGCGACTTCAACGAGGACGGCCTGCCCGACATCGCGTGTGCGAACACCGGCGGCAGCACGGTCACGTTGGTCGAGAGCAGCGCTTGA
- a CDS encoding serine/threonine protein kinase: protein MALDTAADRRGLAPPPAPGGGDRLGRYELLRRLGSGGMAEVHLARAAGLEGFQKLVVLKRILPHLAADPEFVRMFLAEARLAAILDHPNVVQVFDIGREGSAFFFTMEYVYGENLQTILRAVRRKGDALPIELAIAIGIGAATGLHYAHERVGFDGMPLQLVHRDVSPTNVMVTYDGCVKMADFGIAKVTSRTDVTQAGIRKGKVPYMSPEQCRAETLDRRSDVFALGIVLYECTTMVRLFDGDNEFGLMNRIVNGDVPLPSTRRANFPKDLERIIMKALAPQRDKRYGSAAELAADLERFARERKLRSTQSGLGEFMHGLFEPRPFPFGALLGSPVASAAASQTGEHSQRSGSSVPAVRMPPDVTPASHPSSTAAGRSRSMIASTAPRSHGTLRGVAIGLGAVAAVALISVGAVALYSMSTQPEAGAPAGNAAAPIAPAAASTQQAVAPAAAAPAPAMEAAPAPAAKAAEASAPAMEAAPAPAAKAVEVSAPAVAAAPAERRATPSPDEAAGEPVVIVEDDVAKRTRKKSSATTTKKPDAPSKGGESHDLDAFLPQ, encoded by the coding sequence ATGGCGCTCGACACCGCAGCCGACCGACGAGGTCTCGCGCCGCCACCGGCGCCCGGCGGCGGTGATCGGCTCGGCCGCTACGAGCTGTTGCGACGGCTGGGCTCGGGCGGCATGGCCGAGGTCCACCTCGCGCGGGCCGCCGGCCTCGAGGGCTTCCAGAAGCTCGTCGTGCTCAAGCGGATCCTGCCGCACCTCGCCGCGGACCCGGAGTTCGTGCGCATGTTCCTGGCCGAGGCCCGGCTCGCCGCGATCCTCGATCACCCCAACGTCGTGCAGGTGTTCGACATCGGCCGCGAGGGCTCGGCCTTCTTCTTCACGATGGAGTACGTCTACGGCGAGAACCTGCAGACCATCCTGCGGGCGGTCCGCCGCAAGGGCGACGCGCTGCCGATCGAGCTCGCGATCGCGATCGGAATCGGCGCCGCGACCGGGCTGCACTACGCCCACGAGCGGGTCGGCTTCGACGGCATGCCGCTGCAGCTGGTCCACCGCGACGTGTCGCCGACCAACGTGATGGTCACCTACGACGGCTGCGTGAAGATGGCGGACTTCGGCATCGCGAAGGTCACCTCGCGCACCGACGTCACCCAGGCCGGCATCCGCAAGGGCAAGGTGCCGTACATGTCGCCCGAGCAGTGCCGGGCCGAGACGCTCGACCGTCGGAGCGACGTCTTCGCGCTCGGCATCGTGCTGTACGAGTGCACCACGATGGTGCGGCTGTTCGATGGCGACAACGAGTTCGGCCTGATGAACCGCATCGTGAACGGCGACGTGCCGCTGCCGTCGACGCGGCGTGCGAACTTCCCCAAGGATCTCGAGCGCATCATCATGAAGGCGCTCGCGCCTCAACGCGACAAGCGCTACGGCAGCGCGGCCGAGCTGGCCGCGGATCTCGAGCGCTTCGCACGGGAACGCAAGCTGCGCTCGACGCAGTCGGGCCTCGGCGAGTTCATGCACGGCCTGTTCGAGCCGCGGCCGTTCCCGTTCGGCGCGCTGCTCGGTTCGCCGGTGGCGAGCGCGGCCGCGTCGCAGACCGGCGAGCACAGCCAGCGATCGGGCTCGTCGGTGCCGGCGGTGCGCATGCCGCCCGATGTCACGCCGGCGTCGCATCCCTCGAGCACCGCGGCGGGCCGCTCGCGATCGATGATCGCTTCGACCGCGCCGCGATCGCACGGCACGCTGCGAGGGGTTGCGATCGGGCTTGGTGCGGTGGCCGCGGTCGCGTTGATCTCGGTCGGCGCGGTCGCGCTGTACTCGATGAGCACGCAGCCCGAGGCCGGGGCGCCGGCCGGCAATGCTGCGGCCCCGATCGCGCCGGCGGCCGCCTCGACGCAGCAGGCGGTTGCGCCCGCTGCGGCCGCGCCCGCGCCGGCGATGGAGGCCGCGCCCGCGCCGGCGGCGAAGGCTGCCGAAGCGTCGGCGCCGGCGATGGAGGCCGCGCCCGCGCCGGCGGCGAAGGCTGTCGAAGTGTCCGCGCCGGCGGTGGCGGCCGCGCCCGCCGAGCGCCGCGCGACGCCGTCGCCGGACGAAGCCGCAGGCGAGCCCGTCGTCATCGTCGAGGACGACGTCGCCAAGCGCACCCGCAAGAAGTCGAGCGCGACCACCACGAAGAAGCCGGACGCGCCCTCGAAGGGTGGCGAGTCCCACGATCTCGACGCGTTCCTGCCGCAATGA